Proteins encoded within one genomic window of Kibdelosporangium phytohabitans:
- a CDS encoding FadR/GntR family transcriptional regulator, whose protein sequence is MTDPDASTLASADDALFRPVRTGNAFEETVERLLQAIRLGVAGPGERLPAERDLATRLNISRVTLREAIRALQEAGYVESKRGRYGGTFVNETLPAAKPVGRQGPPVDIEDVLTMRRVLEVGAAEAAAARPLTDTDRVHLRNQLAESRTDDLSEYRRKDSRLHLAIAEVAASPALTSAVADVRVRLNELLDAIPLLHTNIDHSAAQHAAIVDRILAGDTAGARDAMAEHLDGTASLLRGFLS, encoded by the coding sequence ATGACCGATCCGGACGCGTCGACGCTGGCCAGCGCGGATGACGCGCTGTTCCGGCCGGTCCGGACCGGCAACGCGTTCGAGGAGACGGTCGAGCGCCTGCTGCAGGCCATCCGGCTCGGGGTCGCCGGACCGGGTGAACGGCTGCCCGCGGAACGAGACCTGGCGACCCGGCTGAACATCAGCCGGGTCACCCTGCGCGAGGCGATCCGGGCGCTGCAGGAAGCCGGGTACGTCGAGTCCAAACGCGGCCGGTACGGCGGCACGTTCGTCAACGAGACGCTCCCGGCCGCCAAACCCGTGGGCAGACAAGGCCCGCCGGTCGACATCGAGGACGTGCTGACCATGCGCCGGGTGCTCGAAGTCGGTGCGGCGGAGGCCGCGGCGGCCCGCCCGCTGACCGACACCGACCGCGTGCACCTGCGCAACCAGCTCGCGGAGTCCAGGACGGACGACCTGTCCGAGTACCGGCGCAAGGATTCGCGGCTGCACCTGGCGATCGCCGAGGTCGCGGCGTCGCCGGCGCTGACATCGGCGGTGGCCGACGTACGGGTCCGGCTCAACGAGTTGCTCGACGCGATCCCGTTGCTGCACACGAACATCGACCATTCCGCCGCCCAGCACGCCGCGATCGTCGACCGGATTCTCGCCGGGGACACGGCGGGTGCGCGCGACGCGATGGCCGAACACCTCGACGGCACCGCGTCCCTGTTGCGCGGATTCCTGTCCTAG
- a CDS encoding DUF4153 domain-containing protein: MNDQSLTTPPMLTRPFVPSTTYPTIMHWERPEKPAPPRTLLAIGIAGAAGAIALPGTTAGIGYPIVAIACAAAAWLVMGRPGPAALAWGGLSLALIGITPFRDAEWLFYLCLLGSLAAASLAVAGGRSLAGIVLGSVTVTFASALCLPWVFRGLKALRDNGKARRKVRIAKPVLLSAALLVVFVPLLASADAAFANLLGSITPDMDGQFTFRWILVFVLVAIGMAGASLVIASGPRLPDQPRKPSRLSIMEWAMPVGILVLLFTAFAAVQFTALFGGADYVLHTADVTSAQYARGGFWQLVAVTVLTLGVVAAAARWAPRRTPAERKWLRGLLGALSLLVLVIVASALSRMWTYQQAYGFTVLRLSVEAFELWLGLLYVLVLVAGVRLEARWLPRAITGSGLAGLFLFALLNPERVAAEHNVARYEQTKKVDVDYLSRLSADAVPVLLRLPVEHRCAMTGALERLDDRSWQSWNLSRATALPRVTGLRAECATRY; encoded by the coding sequence ATGAATGATCAATCACTGACTACGCCGCCGATGCTGACTCGGCCGTTCGTGCCGTCCACCACCTATCCCACGATCATGCACTGGGAAAGACCCGAGAAACCGGCGCCGCCGCGCACGCTGCTGGCGATCGGGATCGCGGGTGCCGCGGGCGCGATCGCCCTCCCAGGCACCACCGCCGGTATCGGCTACCCGATCGTGGCCATCGCGTGCGCCGCGGCGGCATGGCTGGTGATGGGACGGCCGGGGCCCGCGGCGCTCGCGTGGGGCGGGCTTTCGCTCGCGCTCATCGGCATCACGCCGTTCAGGGACGCGGAATGGCTGTTCTACCTGTGCCTGCTCGGGTCACTCGCGGCGGCGTCACTCGCGGTCGCGGGCGGCAGGTCGCTGGCGGGCATCGTCCTCGGCTCGGTCACGGTGACGTTCGCCAGCGCGCTCTGCCTGCCGTGGGTGTTTCGCGGGCTGAAGGCGTTGCGCGACAACGGCAAGGCCCGCAGGAAGGTCCGGATCGCCAAGCCGGTGCTGCTCAGCGCCGCACTGCTGGTCGTGTTCGTCCCGCTGCTGGCCAGCGCCGACGCGGCGTTCGCGAACCTGCTCGGCAGCATCACGCCCGACATGGACGGCCAGTTCACGTTCCGCTGGATCCTGGTGTTCGTCCTCGTCGCGATCGGGATGGCCGGGGCGAGCCTGGTGATCGCGTCAGGGCCGCGACTGCCGGACCAGCCGCGCAAGCCGTCGCGACTGTCCATCATGGAATGGGCGATGCCGGTCGGCATCCTGGTCCTGCTGTTCACGGCGTTCGCCGCCGTGCAGTTCACGGCACTGTTCGGCGGAGCAGACTACGTGCTGCACACCGCCGACGTGACATCGGCGCAGTACGCCCGCGGCGGTTTCTGGCAACTGGTCGCCGTGACCGTGCTGACGCTGGGTGTCGTGGCCGCCGCGGCCCGGTGGGCGCCACGGCGGACACCGGCGGAACGCAAGTGGTTGCGTGGCCTGCTCGGGGCGTTGTCCTTGCTGGTACTTGTGATTGTCGCGTCCGCCTTGAGCCGGATGTGGACATACCAGCAGGCGTACGGCTTCACCGTGCTGCGCTTGTCGGTCGAGGCTTTCGAACTGTGGCTGGGCCTGCTGTACGTGCTGGTCCTCGTGGCCGGTGTCCGGCTGGAGGCCCGGTGGCTGCCACGGGCGATCACCGGTTCCGGCCTCGCCGGGCTGTTCCTGTTCGCCCTGCTCAACCCGGAACGCGTGGCCGCCGAGCACAACGTCGCCCGGTACGAGCAGACGAAGAAGGTCGACGTGGACTACCTGTCCAGGCTGTCCGCGGACGCGGTCCCCGTCCTGTTGCGGCTCCCGGTCGAACACCGGTGTGCGATGACAGGCGCACTGGAGCGGCTCGACGACAGGTCGTGGCAGAGCTGGAACCTCAGCCGCGCCACGGCATTGCCCCGAGTCACCGGCCTGCGTGCCGAGTGCGCGACGCGCTACTGA
- a CDS encoding tetratricopeptide repeat protein, whose product MTTPAGPSWQRWKHLHNQGATLAAEGDWEAAAPPIREAYELTFAAPGDPEALARRAQTLINLAGLTDGDEAIELITTAIELTHECEALAGDEFGTVSLRATLFATRAQIVLNTGAWQEPLADLRRSLDIEPANETAQPVLGNVLTWHIQLAHALRHNADFATARQVLDAGLDAVTWFPLPQEAGVAALLSTRADVLATAGDYAEAAADAERAMALAGQAAPHLIPNIHQALAEIADGTGDQVAAAEHLHLARELFAAIGESDGEAVALNSLGRLAHLAGRDDEAVAHYTAAARLGTDPWHRVASQFGLAAAAVTQSRPREALRLLDEVPTDSPRILAGVLSVRGNAYESLAEFAGADECFDQARALCVDNGLWHLALNLDWWRADALHRRVLHGVPQPQLGARALDLALPAALAAEAARRRFRAGPLRERWIALAAAPATKAALVAIGATLDVPLAAAYLDHLAATVSLPGQSAEPAGTGRADLLSLPSPDDLALAAAGEGEPLPTPELLVPPRVRADPAVPSALDPWLDIAERRYGIQVRSAEVVRSW is encoded by the coding sequence ATGACCACGCCGGCGGGGCCGAGCTGGCAGCGATGGAAGCACCTGCACAACCAGGGAGCGACGCTCGCCGCCGAGGGTGACTGGGAGGCAGCCGCGCCGCCGATACGCGAGGCGTACGAACTGACCTTCGCCGCGCCCGGCGATCCGGAGGCACTGGCCCGGCGGGCGCAGACGTTGATCAACCTCGCCGGCCTCACCGACGGCGACGAGGCCATCGAACTGATCACCACCGCGATCGAGCTGACCCACGAGTGCGAGGCTCTGGCAGGCGACGAGTTCGGCACGGTGTCCTTACGCGCGACGCTGTTCGCCACCCGCGCGCAGATCGTCCTGAACACCGGCGCGTGGCAGGAGCCGTTGGCCGATCTGCGCCGGTCGCTGGACATCGAACCGGCCAACGAGACCGCGCAACCCGTACTCGGCAACGTGCTCACCTGGCACATCCAGCTGGCACACGCGTTGCGACACAACGCCGATTTCGCCACGGCCCGGCAGGTACTGGACGCCGGGCTCGACGCCGTCACCTGGTTCCCGCTCCCCCAGGAGGCGGGTGTTGCCGCGTTGCTCAGCACCCGTGCCGACGTGCTGGCCACCGCGGGTGACTACGCCGAAGCCGCCGCCGACGCCGAACGGGCGATGGCGCTGGCGGGTCAGGCGGCGCCGCACCTCATCCCGAACATCCACCAGGCACTGGCCGAGATCGCCGACGGAACCGGCGACCAGGTCGCCGCCGCCGAACACCTGCACCTGGCGCGGGAGTTGTTCGCCGCGATCGGCGAGAGCGACGGCGAGGCGGTCGCGTTGAACAGCCTCGGCAGGCTCGCCCACCTCGCAGGACGGGACGACGAGGCGGTGGCGCACTACACCGCGGCGGCGCGGCTGGGCACCGACCCGTGGCACCGGGTGGCCAGCCAGTTCGGCCTCGCGGCCGCCGCGGTCACGCAGTCACGCCCGCGGGAAGCGTTGCGGTTGCTCGACGAGGTGCCGACGGACTCACCCCGGATCCTCGCGGGTGTGTTGTCGGTACGCGGCAACGCCTACGAGTCGCTGGCCGAGTTCGCCGGGGCCGACGAGTGCTTCGACCAGGCGCGGGCTCTCTGCGTGGACAACGGCTTGTGGCACCTGGCGCTGAACCTGGACTGGTGGCGGGCGGACGCGCTGCACCGCCGCGTCCTGCACGGCGTGCCGCAGCCGCAACTGGGCGCCCGCGCACTGGACCTGGCCCTCCCCGCGGCACTGGCCGCCGAGGCCGCGCGCAGGCGGTTCCGGGCAGGTCCGCTGCGTGAACGCTGGATCGCGCTGGCCGCGGCCCCGGCGACCAAAGCGGCTCTCGTCGCCATCGGCGCCACCCTGGACGTCCCGCTGGCGGCTGCCTACCTCGACCACCTGGCGGCCACGGTGTCCCTGCCCGGCCAGTCCGCCGAACCGGCGGGCACCGGCCGCGCCGACCTGCTGTCGCTGCCTTCGCCGGACGATCTCGCGCTGGCCGCCGCGGGCGAGGGTGAACCGCTGCCGACGCCGGAACTCCTTGTGCCGCCCCGGGTGCGGGCGGATCCCGCGGTGCCGTCGGCCCTGGACCCGTGGCTGGACATCGCCGAACGGCGCTACGGCATTCAGGTGCGTTCGGCGGAGGTGGTGCGCTCGTGGTGA
- a CDS encoding CHAT domain-containing protein, with product MTVQVTYVDAGELYVSWRWEHDPDNPRVLILPRDRVGPPLAALADALPTSRPGESAHQALTRALSRGALADRDRERVLSTSLAAALVPAQLARELDAVILAGDQLHVRVQPSPSTTQVPWETLRVDEAERFVHNARLSILTPATVRNARTRRVSPSTGPVAGAVDPPTPLGRVLGEIPEALAALDVLDRDTLRPALAEAGRFLYVGHVTTAAHALDARLHLAQGPLTAADLLGWRIPNRAALIACESGGDHRYAEPSGLVAALVHGGAEYVTATRWVLPTDAGLTALLPGFTAPAGGTLAAAVLAVHDAQQQEDPVAALNDWQREQADRWESTGAPESTPLVWAAFGTAYAPAPPS from the coding sequence GTGACCGTCCAGGTGACGTATGTCGACGCGGGCGAGCTGTACGTGAGCTGGCGCTGGGAACACGATCCGGACAACCCCCGAGTGCTGATCCTGCCGAGAGACCGGGTCGGTCCGCCGCTGGCCGCGCTGGCCGACGCGCTGCCGACCTCACGCCCCGGCGAGTCCGCGCACCAGGCCTTGACCAGGGCGCTCTCGCGCGGCGCGCTGGCCGACCGGGACCGTGAACGCGTACTGTCCACCAGCCTCGCCGCCGCGCTCGTCCCGGCGCAGCTGGCCAGGGAGTTGGACGCGGTGATCCTGGCCGGGGACCAGTTGCACGTGCGCGTCCAGCCGTCGCCGTCCACCACGCAGGTGCCGTGGGAGACGCTGCGGGTGGATGAGGCGGAGCGTTTCGTGCACAACGCGAGACTGTCCATCCTGACCCCGGCCACCGTCCGCAACGCCCGCACCCGCCGGGTGTCGCCCAGCACTGGGCCGGTGGCTGGGGCGGTCGACCCGCCCACCCCACTCGGCCGCGTCCTCGGCGAGATCCCGGAAGCCTTGGCGGCACTGGACGTCCTCGATCGCGACACCCTGCGGCCCGCACTGGCCGAAGCGGGCCGGTTCCTCTACGTCGGGCACGTCACCACCGCCGCGCACGCCCTTGACGCCCGCCTGCACCTGGCCCAGGGCCCGCTCACCGCCGCCGACCTGCTGGGCTGGCGTATCCCCAACCGAGCCGCCCTCATCGCGTGCGAAAGCGGCGGCGACCACCGTTACGCCGAACCGTCCGGTCTGGTCGCGGCACTGGTGCACGGCGGTGCGGAGTACGTGACCGCCACCCGCTGGGTCCTGCCGACCGACGCGGGCCTGACCGCGTTGTTGCCCGGCTTCACCGCCCCTGCCGGAGGGACGCTGGCCGCGGCCGTGCTGGCTGTGCACGACGCACAACAGCAGGAAGATCCCGTTGCGGCGCTGAACGATTGGCAACGCGAGCAGGCCGACCGGTGGGAGAGCACCGGTGCACCGGAGTCGACCCCGCTGGTGTGGGCGGCGTTCGGCACCGCCTACGCGCCAGCGCCGCCCAGCTGA
- a CDS encoding L-serine ammonia-lyase, producing the protein MTISVFDLFSIGIGPSSSHTVGPMRAARTFAAGLAEHGLIERTETVRAELFGSLGATGHGHGSPKAVMLGLEGERPEDVDTDSVDGRVAAIRDRRTLNLLGRKEITFDEGTDLVMHRRKSLPAHPNGMKFAALDAQGKQIAAHTYYSVGGGFVVDAETTGELRIVPDTTKVRYPFRTGTQLLEHCAATGLPISQVMLANELSWRTEDEVAAGLLKIWDVMRDCVRKGCSQEGALPGGLKVPRRAKALHDKLIDEDGTQDPLHAMDWISLFALAVNEENASGGRVVTAPTNGAAGIIPAVLHYYERFVPGADDAGVVRFLLTAGAIGVILKETGSISGAEVGCQGEVGSACAMAAAALAEVLGGTPLQVENAAEIGLEHHLGLTCDPVGGLVQIPCIERNAVGSTKAVHAARIALRGDGSHIVPLDKAIKTMRETGADMSTKYKETARGGLALNVIEC; encoded by the coding sequence ATGACCATCAGCGTTTTCGACCTGTTCAGCATCGGGATCGGGCCGTCCAGTTCGCACACGGTCGGCCCGATGCGCGCGGCGCGCACGTTCGCCGCGGGGTTGGCTGAGCACGGCCTGATCGAGCGGACCGAGACCGTCCGCGCCGAGCTGTTCGGATCGCTCGGCGCGACCGGTCACGGCCACGGCAGCCCGAAAGCGGTCATGCTCGGGCTGGAAGGCGAACGCCCCGAGGACGTCGACACCGACTCGGTGGACGGCCGGGTCGCCGCCATCCGTGACCGGCGCACGCTGAACCTGCTGGGGCGCAAGGAGATCACGTTCGACGAGGGCACCGATCTGGTGATGCACAGGCGCAAGTCGCTGCCCGCGCACCCGAACGGGATGAAGTTCGCCGCGTTGGACGCGCAGGGCAAGCAGATCGCCGCGCACACCTACTACTCGGTCGGCGGCGGGTTCGTCGTCGACGCCGAAACCACCGGCGAGCTGCGGATCGTGCCGGACACGACCAAGGTGCGGTATCCGTTCCGCACCGGCACGCAGCTGCTGGAGCACTGTGCGGCCACCGGGTTGCCGATCAGCCAGGTGATGCTGGCCAACGAACTGTCCTGGCGCACGGAGGACGAGGTCGCGGCCGGGCTGCTGAAGATCTGGGACGTGATGCGCGACTGCGTCCGCAAGGGCTGCTCGCAGGAAGGCGCGTTGCCCGGCGGCCTGAAGGTGCCCAGGCGCGCGAAAGCACTGCACGACAAGCTGATCGACGAGGACGGGACACAGGACCCGTTGCACGCGATGGACTGGATCAGCCTGTTCGCGCTGGCGGTCAACGAGGAGAACGCGTCCGGTGGGCGAGTGGTCACAGCGCCGACCAACGGTGCCGCCGGGATCATCCCGGCCGTGCTGCACTACTACGAGCGGTTCGTGCCGGGTGCCGACGACGCGGGCGTGGTGCGGTTCCTGCTCACCGCGGGCGCGATCGGTGTGATCCTCAAGGAGACCGGCTCGATCTCCGGTGCCGAGGTCGGCTGCCAGGGCGAGGTCGGTTCGGCGTGCGCGATGGCGGCTGCCGCGCTGGCGGAGGTGCTGGGCGGCACGCCGCTGCAGGTGGAGAACGCGGCGGAGATCGGCCTGGAGCACCACCTCGGCCTGACGTGCGATCCAGTTGGCGGGCTCGTGCAGATCCCGTGCATCGAACGCAACGCCGTCGGTTCGACCAAGGCCGTGCACGCGGCGAGGATCGCCCTGCGCGGCGACGGCTCGCACATCGTCCCGCTGGACAAGGCGATCAAGACGATGCGGGAGACCGGTGCGGACATGAGCACCAAGTACAAGGAGACCGCGCGCGGCGGCCTGGCGCTGAACGTGATCGAGTGCTGA
- the glyA gene encoding serine hydroxymethyltransferase: MFDAELSTVDPEVAGALAAELSRQRGTLEMIASENFAPVAVLEAQGSVLTNKYAEGYPGRRYYGGCEHVDVVEQLAIDRVKALFGAEHANVQPHSGAQANAAAMFALLEPGDTILGLDLAHGGHLTHGMRINFSGRLYNVVAYHVDKDTGLVDMAEVEQLTEEHRPKLIIAGWSAYPRQLDFERFKQIADATGARLMVDMAHFAGLVAAGLHPNPVPFADIVTTTTHKTLGGPRGGVILTTKDLAKKINSSVFPGQQGGPLEHVIAAKAVAFKIAAGAEFGERQQRTLEGARILAGRLLDAGLNVLTGGTDVHLVLVDLRGSALDGQQAEDLLHSVGITVNRNAVPFDPRPPMVTSGLRIGTAALATRGFGAAEFTEVSDVIAEVLRPGADLVAARARVEALAGKHPLYPGLS, encoded by the coding sequence ATGTTCGACGCCGAACTGTCCACAGTAGACCCCGAGGTGGCCGGGGCGCTCGCGGCCGAGCTGTCCCGCCAGCGCGGCACCCTGGAGATGATCGCTTCCGAGAACTTCGCGCCGGTCGCCGTGCTCGAGGCGCAGGGCTCGGTGCTGACCAACAAGTACGCCGAGGGCTACCCGGGCCGCCGCTACTACGGCGGCTGTGAACACGTCGACGTCGTCGAGCAGCTGGCGATCGACCGGGTGAAGGCCCTGTTCGGCGCGGAACACGCCAACGTCCAGCCGCACTCGGGCGCGCAGGCGAACGCCGCCGCGATGTTCGCGCTGCTCGAGCCGGGCGACACGATCCTCGGCCTCGACCTGGCGCACGGCGGTCACCTCACGCACGGCATGCGGATCAACTTCTCCGGCCGCCTGTACAACGTCGTCGCCTACCACGTCGACAAGGACACCGGCCTCGTGGACATGGCCGAGGTCGAGCAGCTGACCGAGGAGCACCGGCCCAAGCTGATCATCGCGGGCTGGTCGGCCTACCCGCGTCAGCTCGACTTCGAGAGGTTCAAGCAGATCGCCGACGCGACCGGCGCGCGGCTGATGGTCGACATGGCGCACTTCGCCGGGCTCGTCGCCGCCGGCCTGCACCCCAACCCGGTGCCGTTCGCCGACATCGTCACGACGACCACCCACAAGACACTGGGCGGGCCGCGTGGCGGGGTCATCCTGACCACCAAGGACCTGGCCAAGAAGATCAACTCGTCGGTCTTCCCCGGCCAGCAGGGCGGGCCGCTGGAGCACGTGATCGCGGCGAAGGCGGTGGCGTTCAAGATCGCCGCGGGCGCCGAGTTCGGGGAACGCCAGCAGCGCACCCTCGAAGGAGCGCGGATCCTGGCCGGGCGGCTGCTCGACGCCGGGCTGAACGTGCTCACCGGCGGCACCGACGTGCACCTGGTGCTCGTCGACCTCCGCGGGTCCGCACTGGACGGTCAGCAGGCCGAGGATCTGCTGCACAGCGTGGGGATCACGGTCAACCGCAACGCCGTACCGTTCGACCCGCGCCCGCCGATGGTCACGTCCGGCCTCCGGATCGGCACCGCGGCGCTGGCGACGAGGGGTTTCGGCGCGGCTGAGTTCACGGAGGTCTCGGACGTGATCGCGGAGGTACTCCGGCCAGGAGCCGATCTCGTCGCGGCACGGGCCCGTGTCGAGGCGCTGGCAGGCAAACACCCGCTCTACCCTGGCCTGTCATGA
- a CDS encoding HAMP domain-containing sensor histidine kinase has product MKGLPRPLDPIRSIKLKIGLLVAGAGATALTYFWLRLGWLPTYTSLIAITIGVVTSQFLAHGMTRPLREMTAAARGMARGDYTRQVRATSRDEVGELARAFNTMAADLAAADQQRRELIANVSHELRTPISALRAVLENVVDGVAEPDPETLRTALSQTERLGRLVSELLDLSRVDAGVSPLHRECFELSPMLDEVVAEVAVAGREARFVLDVRPGKVFADRGRLHQVVWNLLDNAVRHGPHGGDVVVVSRPVGDGGAVIEVRDQGPGIAPADRERVFERFTRGERAGGGTGLGLAIARWVIDLHGGEISVVEPAGIRVVLPGQPS; this is encoded by the coding sequence ATGAAGGGGTTACCGAGACCGCTCGACCCGATCCGGTCGATCAAGCTGAAGATCGGCCTGCTGGTGGCGGGCGCGGGGGCGACCGCGTTGACGTACTTCTGGCTCCGGCTGGGCTGGCTGCCGACGTACACCTCGCTGATCGCGATCACCATCGGCGTCGTCACCTCGCAGTTCCTCGCGCACGGCATGACACGGCCGTTGCGTGAGATGACGGCCGCGGCCCGGGGCATGGCCCGTGGCGACTACACGCGCCAGGTGCGGGCCACGTCCCGTGACGAGGTCGGCGAGCTGGCACGGGCGTTCAACACGATGGCCGCCGATCTGGCCGCGGCCGACCAGCAGCGCCGTGAGCTGATCGCGAACGTCTCGCACGAGCTGCGCACGCCGATCTCGGCGTTGCGGGCGGTGCTGGAGAACGTGGTCGACGGCGTCGCCGAACCGGATCCGGAGACGCTGCGCACGGCGCTGTCGCAAACCGAACGGCTGGGGCGGCTGGTTTCCGAGCTGCTCGACCTGTCGCGTGTGGACGCGGGGGTGTCGCCGTTGCACCGCGAGTGCTTCGAGCTCTCGCCGATGCTCGACGAGGTCGTCGCCGAGGTAGCGGTGGCGGGCCGGGAGGCCCGGTTCGTCCTCGACGTCCGGCCGGGCAAGGTGTTCGCCGACCGCGGCCGGCTGCACCAGGTGGTCTGGAATCTGCTGGACAACGCCGTCCGGCACGGGCCGCACGGCGGCGACGTGGTCGTGGTGTCCCGCCCGGTCGGGGACGGCGGGGCGGTTATCGAGGTCCGCGACCAGGGACCGGGCATCGCGCCCGCCGACCGCGAGCGCGTGTTCGAGCGGTTCACCCGAGGGGAGAGGGCGGGCGGTGGCACCGGCCTGGGCCTGGCCATCGCCCGCTGGGTGATCGACCTGCACGGCGGCGAGATCTCGGTCGTGGAGCCCGCCGGCATCCGCGTCGTCCTGCCTGGTCAGCCCTCGTGA
- a CDS encoding response regulator transcription factor: MREGQRRILVVEDELTIAESVAARLRAEGFEVELAHDGPSAVDKAGRNAPDLIVLDLMLPGFDGLEVCRRVQAHRPVPVLMLTARDDETDLLVGLAVGADDYMTKPFSIRELAARVHALLRRAERNQQAAATIVLGDLEIDPVERRVQRAGEPAHLTPTEFELLVHLAGRPRAVVPRERLLSEVWGWSDPAGTRTVDSHIKALRRKLGADLIRTVHGVGYALEAPR, translated from the coding sequence ATGCGGGAGGGGCAACGGCGGATCCTGGTCGTCGAGGACGAGCTGACGATCGCGGAGTCGGTGGCCGCGCGGCTGCGCGCGGAGGGGTTCGAGGTCGAACTGGCCCACGACGGGCCGTCGGCGGTGGACAAGGCCGGGCGCAACGCGCCCGACTTGATCGTGCTCGACCTGATGCTGCCAGGCTTCGACGGCCTGGAAGTGTGCCGTCGGGTGCAGGCGCACCGCCCTGTGCCTGTGCTGATGTTGACGGCGCGAGACGACGAGACCGATCTGCTGGTCGGTCTCGCCGTCGGCGCCGACGACTACATGACCAAGCCGTTCTCGATCCGGGAGCTCGCGGCACGGGTGCACGCCCTGCTGCGCCGCGCCGAGCGCAACCAGCAGGCCGCGGCCACGATCGTGCTCGGTGACCTGGAGATCGACCCGGTGGAGCGCCGGGTGCAGCGGGCCGGGGAACCCGCGCACCTGACGCCGACCGAGTTCGAACTGCTCGTCCACCTGGCCGGCCGGCCACGTGCGGTGGTGCCGCGGGAGCGCCTGCTCAGCGAGGTGTGGGGCTGGTCGGACCCGGCGGGCACGCGGACGGTCGACAGCCACATCAAGGCGCTGCGCCGCAAGCTCGGGGCAGACCTGATCCGGACCGTGCACGGGGTCGGCTACGCGCTGGAGGCGCCCCGATGA
- a CDS encoding PA2928 family protein, giving the protein MNDTSQSGYVWAPPGPYEVRRKPRRRGGHARLLVLAPVAMVVFMLFGVSYLASSDPAVTLQPGAGFATVSGKEVALLPYHRSGTRGMFQMITQDMFQVRLSATELDTGRALWDVPLAGELSWQARVLASGTWNTYVVTDGGLVILDLTSGAVLARDHGIQGLPRAVTSRAAYGYDASAKAIVAMDADGGLHTIALDAITAIPASPQVVAAWAGKLSAKRPIGTATSSSATEGVVSGGGTVLLQPRGNAPGLGLVRRSGGGGTPVGDTVFHEAQIPLTPPPGEAEPEDFPAGRRSTIAAGAPAGLVVVHHNRDVNSKERALSVVSLRTGEVTATLPTGTGSARALTSPGNRTLIYVRAPGDTAGEGLALIGLDGRATWVEVGSVDYFGNPG; this is encoded by the coding sequence ATGAACGACACCAGCCAGTCCGGATACGTGTGGGCGCCACCTGGGCCCTACGAGGTGCGGCGCAAACCCCGCCGCCGGGGTGGACATGCACGGTTGCTCGTCCTCGCCCCGGTCGCGATGGTCGTGTTCATGCTCTTCGGCGTCTCCTACCTGGCCTCGTCGGACCCTGCGGTGACCCTGCAGCCCGGGGCCGGGTTCGCCACGGTGTCCGGCAAGGAGGTCGCGCTGCTGCCGTACCACCGCAGCGGAACCAGGGGCATGTTCCAGATGATCACCCAGGACATGTTCCAGGTCCGGTTGTCCGCCACCGAACTGGACACCGGGCGCGCACTGTGGGACGTGCCGCTCGCCGGCGAACTGAGCTGGCAGGCCAGGGTGCTGGCCTCCGGCACGTGGAACACATATGTCGTCACCGACGGCGGCCTGGTGATCCTCGATCTGACCAGCGGTGCGGTCCTGGCCCGCGACCACGGCATCCAGGGCCTGCCCCGGGCGGTGACCTCCCGCGCCGCCTACGGATACGACGCGTCGGCCAAGGCCATCGTGGCCATGGACGCCGACGGCGGCCTGCACACCATCGCACTGGACGCCATCACCGCCATCCCCGCCTCGCCGCAGGTGGTGGCCGCGTGGGCGGGCAAGCTGAGCGCCAAGCGTCCCATCGGTACAGCCACCAGTTCCTCCGCCACCGAGGGTGTGGTGTCCGGTGGGGGAACCGTGCTGCTCCAGCCCCGCGGCAACGCTCCCGGCCTGGGCCTCGTGCGCCGCAGCGGAGGCGGCGGCACGCCGGTCGGCGACACCGTCTTCCACGAGGCGCAGATCCCGCTCACCCCGCCGCCCGGCGAGGCCGAACCCGAGGACTTCCCAGCAGGCCGCCGTTCCACCATCGCGGCCGGAGCGCCCGCCGGGCTGGTGGTCGTGCACCACAACCGTGACGTCAACTCGAAAGAGCGCGCGCTCAGCGTGGTGTCGCTGCGGACCGGGGAGGTCACCGCGACCCTGCCGACCGGCACCGGGTCGGCTCGTGCGCTGACCAGCCCGGGAAACCGCACGCTGATCTACGTCCGGGCACCGGGCGACACGGCGGGCGAAGGCCTGGCGTTGATCGGCCTGGACGGGCGGGCCACCTGGGTCGAGGTCGGCAGCGTCGACTACTTCGGCAACCCCGGATAG